A section of the Rhizophagus irregularis chromosome 16, complete sequence genome encodes:
- a CDS encoding 3-hydroxyanthranilic acid dioxygenase — protein MPLLPPINFPKWLEEHSDKLQPPVNNFLLQRGDFIIMVVGGPNSRTDYHVNQTEEWFYQYKGEMCLKIVDDGEFKDIPIREGEMFLLPANTPHNPVRFANTVGIVIERNRRSEEIDRLRWYCEQCKEIVYEESFHCTDLGTQLKPIIQKYAMTEDLRKCKLCGNINSAK, from the exons ATGCCACTTTTACCTCCaataaattttccaaaatGGTTAGAGGAACATAGTGATAAATTACAACCACCcgtaaataactttttattacaGCGTggtgattttattataatggtaGTTGGAGGTCCAAATTCTCGCACTGATTATCATGTCAACCAAACAGAA gagTGGTTTTATCAATATAAAGGAGAAATGTGTTTAAAAATTGTTGACGATGGTGAATTTAAAGATATTCCTATTCGAGAGGgcgaaatgtttttattacCTG CCAATACACCACATAATCCTGTTCGATTTGCTAATACGGTTGGTATAGTGATTGAAAGAAACCGAAGATCAGAAgaaattg ATCGACTTCGATGGTATTGTGAACAATGTAAAGAAATAGTTTATGAAGAATCATTTCATTGTACAGATTTAGGTACACAGCTTAAGCCTATTATTCAAAAGTATGCAATGACTGAAGATTTGAGAAAATGTAAATTGTGTGGAAATATTAATAGtgctaaataa